From the genome of Miscanthus floridulus cultivar M001 chromosome 10, ASM1932011v1, whole genome shotgun sequence, one region includes:
- the LOC136487932 gene encoding uncharacterized protein encodes MAKVGVSAALLTTTMLLLLFQQQPLGAAEDDAAVDDLRYRRHRGFRHRNAPQTPTAPVQPVHPPPPPPPYCNHTFAPEESLTASGDVCVPVPSPSPPVPPPRGLRCPPCTCPRPPQPQPPRPFPGWPVPRPLPVPGRGGGSNAGAGYDCVAPLAPLTACGDFVTGNETETPTPTSECCSALAAFLRTSSAAAAAGGGDHMLRCLCPVILGDVNKVLHKPVDPVRMMYLPIACGVILPPQVLYVCFTGRPSPTNFPQSSGTGSDPSP; translated from the exons ATGGCCAAAGTTGGAGTGAGCGCTGCGCTTCTGACCACAacaatgctgctgctgctgtttcagcagcagccactgggcGCTGCCGAAGATGACGCTGCTGTCGACGACCTGCGCTACCGGCGGCATCGAGGATTCCGGCACCGGAACGCGCCCCAGACACCCACGGCGCCCGTGCAGCCCGTCCACCCGCCGCCCCCACCACCGCCGTACTGCAACCACACGTTCGCCCCCGAAGAGTCTCTCACGGCGAGCGGGGACGTCTGCGTGCCGGTGCCATCGCCGTCTCCGCCAGTGCCGCCTCCCCGCGGCCTGCGGTGCCCGCCGTGCACCTGCCCGAGGccaccgcagccgcagccgccgcgcCCGTTCCCCGGCTGGCCCGTGCCACGGCCGTTGCCGGTTCCGGGCAGGGGCGGCGGCAGCAACGCCGGCGCCGGCTACGACTGCGTGGCGCCTCTGGCGCCACTGACGGCCTGCGGTGACTTCGTGACGGGGAACGAGACGGAGACGCCGACGCCCACCAGCGAATGCTGCTCCGCCCTCGCGGCGTTCCTGCGCACGTCCAGCGCCGCGGCGGCTGCCGGAGGAGGGGACCACATGCTACGCTGCCTGTGCCCGGTCATCCTCGGCGACGTGAACAAGGTGTTGCACAAACCCGTTGACCCCGTCCGCATGATGTACCTGCCCATCGCCTGCGGCGTCATCCTCCCGCCGCAGGTTTTGTACGTTTGCTTCA CTGGGCGTCCTTCCCCCACCAACTTCCCACAGAGTTCGGGGACGGGGAGTGACCCATCCCCATAG